The following proteins are encoded in a genomic region of Sebastes fasciatus isolate fSebFas1 chromosome 14, fSebFas1.pri, whole genome shotgun sequence:
- the LOC141781850 gene encoding uncharacterized protein LOC141781850, translating into MRLLVLLAAPLSILVLQIAAVAPAGGMAPGRLERWVRSGLQSLQWDQLDRCLRMSSLSEAECRRLAHLPPSAVAVYVSEPRTAAGTSDKVVAILPDSSGGSMSSKPRGGFSVGQVQNGGEGPHRRQQPFPGSTAHDAVLVLDPSPGENFGHPVVLFYVDVNVTKKRCSHLDGIYLGEECLTLALKGRCQNQLKRRQSGPERLMGNGHGRLAGGALRGSITTSGSSRLVERAVGGLCEVHFLPLVVGVRDSNRTQRLRCVDHAEFARCPQPLPMGSPSLPVSSCELNKNTRRCHQQPLATHLSCRLYQTCDHAVLISGGWQQQMTFQRHIQNLQRFYRMLQNNGFHKEHIKTFFASSGQLPDDVEGVYSATEKAVIRNHVSYVCRKQHCADTLVLYLNSPTRNDGTMLLWDANLNGIADLKERYSVNELLADLAGCRATRVLLFVDQSYSGVLSKRLRGSQKHLNVVLIQSQTRQTHNHQRLNPGWDESSWSYISPASCLLDHLGKSAGMSRLLEPWAGLLNVTLAGAPCNATPPLTDGEMRREYQGCQNLPTALWHQKHRRTN; encoded by the exons ATGAGGCTACTGGTGCTTCTTGCggctcctctctccatcctcgTCCTCCAAATTGCGGCGGTGGCCCCGGCAGGCGGCATGGCCCCGGGCCGGCTGGAGCGCTGGGTCCGCTCGGGCCTCCAGTCGCTGCAGTGGGACCAGCTGGACCGGTGCCTCCGCATGTCCTCCCTCTCTGAGGCGGAGTGCAGGCGGCTCGCCCACCTGCCACCGTCCGCTGTGGCTGTTTACGTATCGGAGCCACGCACGGCTGCAG GTACCTCAGACAAAGTTGTGGCCATCCTGCCGGACTCCTCCGGTGGCTCGATGAGCTCCAAACCACGGGGAGGTTTCAGCGTCGGCCAGGTGCAGAACGGAGGGGAAGGTCCCCACAGACGCCAGCAGCCTTTTCCCGGCTCCACGGCCCACGATGCCGTGCTGGTGCTGGATCCGAGCCCTGGGGAGAACTTTGGACACCCTGTGGTCCTCTTCTACGTGGATGTGAATGTGACGAAGAAGAGATGCTCCCACCTGGATGGCATTTACCTGG GTGAGGAGTGTTTGACTCTGGCTTTGAAGGGTCGCTGTCAGAACCAGCTGAAGCGTCGGCAATCCGGGCCAGAGAGGCTTATGGGTAACGGACATGGTCGGCTGGCCGGCGGGGCGCTGCGTGGTAGTATTACCACTAGCGGTAGTAGCCGTCTGGTGGAACGGGCCGTTGGAGGGCTCTGTGAAGTCCACTTCCTTCCACTGGTGGTCGGAGTCAGAGACAGCAACCGAACGCAGAGACTCAGATGTGTTG ACCACGCAGAGTTTGCGAGGTGCCCTCAGCCGCTGCCGATGGGCTCTCCCAGTTTGCCCGTCTCAAGCTGTGAGCTAAATAAAAACACCAGACGCTGCCACCAGCAACCGCTGGCCACTCACCTCTCCTGCCGACTCTACCAGACCTGTGACCACGCTGTGCTCATCTCAG gtggctggcagcagcagatgACATTCCAGCGTCATATTCAGAACCTTCAGAGGTTCTACAGGATGCTGCAGAACAACGGCTTCCACAAAGAACACATCAAAACCTTCTTCGCCAGCAGCGGACAGCTTCCTG acgATGTCGAGGGCGTGTACTCGGCGACGGAAAAAGCGGTGATTCGTAACCATGTGTCGTACGTCTGCAGGAAGCAGCACTGCGCCGACACGCTGGTTCTCTACCTGAACTCGCCAACACGCAACGACGGCACCATGCTGCTGTGGGACGCCAACCTCAACGGCATT GCCGACCTGAAGGAGCGATACTCCGTCAACGAACTGCTGGCCGACCTGGCCGGCTGCAGGGCGACTCGCGTGTTGCTGTTTGTGGATCAGAGCTACAGCGGCGTTCTGTCCAAGAGGCTGCGAGGGTCCCAGAAACACCTCAACGTGGTTCTGATCCAGAGCCAGACACGGCAGACCCACAACCACCAGAGGTTGAACCCTGGCTGGGACGAGAGCAGCTGGTCCTACATCAGCCCTGCCAGCTGCCTGCTGGACCACCTGGGGAAG AGTGCCGGGATGTCTCGCCTCCTGGAGCCGTGGGCGGGCCTTTTAAACGTGACGCTGGCCGGCGCCCCCTGCAATGCCACGCCGCCTCTGACGGACGGTGAGATGCGGCGGGAGTACCAGGGCTGCCAGAACCTGCCAACCGCGCTCTGGCACCAGAAACACAGGAGGAccaactga